In Toxoplasma gondii ME49 chromosome X, whole genome shotgun sequence, a single genomic region encodes these proteins:
- a CDS encoding hypothetical protein (encoded by transcript TGME49_223870) translates to MYRFKLLGKLGFDVAPPQEADPASFVAAHSANPEALACEVRGRSEGSASPHIAPASCPPFFSPGSRDASPLPDREASTPSREAAKPLEKNIVEERETGARKGAQEMQTTNTGVWSREKWTTTGGRASHAGQERGDSDGTATRRPTNFEFLGLADEYKTGLLSTVHRSPTLFASVSARDRDGATDSEKTNGQRQSTSQGESTFSVHTVELNRKDDFRHKYLRKLSHARVWLPRSRRSPSHQTVTIFDWDDTLLCTTFLNVCCHTRNWEPAFDEHIQKIERHAKDLLEMAMRFGRVFIITNAVEGWVEHSSQKYLPGLVPVLQKAPIISARNRFEAVFPGEYHQWKVQAFLEVRRQLNREIVTNLISVGDSVIEMDAVHVMGKEFSQALVKTVKLRENPSPEELAKQLEVVSSKFESICLSACSLAIGLERTWTGGTESEQESPDREALASSFVPAPGRFASDGFGVDSPSVSPPPSATSSWSAQAVSEGGVSSQPNIQSSALGSLRMHEDFADQRNGQAEAAHEEHPALRLFARETRAWQAMHQIHEQYGLSILSRLIEEYGLQTLQRMIDENGNLAVQQFVEARRMRVTDLEGGDSLADSRGESSADGRGEAPRFEDLRSVGDAAEGQGQGDLSPQDREPEIVSKKTGLEFGAGRELRHETFQTNEKLHALDHVHAESPMRAADAAGPETLPDALGLQVNPPLDEQRRSHEGELLIHKSPVPSSCASSLSVSSSLYPTLSASTATIAPDSYVSLSSSGSSPSPGFLPSPAPVASPSRFSLASFASSSPQKPSSSRPFSPSR, encoded by the exons ATGTATCGCTTCAAGCTCTTGGGGAAGCTCGGCTTCGACGTTGCGCCGCCTCAGGAGGCGGACCCAGCTTCCTTTGTCGCCGCGCATTCTGCCAATCCCGAAGCCTTAGCGTGTGAGGTGAGGGGGCGGTCGGAGGGGAGCGCGTCTCCTCACATCGCCCCCGCTTCCTgtcctccgttcttctctcctg ggTCCCGCGACGCGTCTCCCCTGCCGGATAGGGAGGCCTCAACTCCGAGCCGAGAAGCCGCGAAGCCACTGGAGAAAAACATTgtggaggagcgagagacaggggcgAGAAAGGGTGCACAGGAAATGCAGACGACAAACACTGGAGTCTGGTCAAGGGAAAAATGGACCACGACAGGCGGACGCGCGTCTCACGCCGGACAGGAACGCGGAGATTCTGATGGAACAGCCACACGAAGACCCACAAACTTCGAGTTTCTTGGACTCGCAGACGAATACAAGACAGGAC TTCTGTCGACGGTGCACCGTTCTCCGACGCTTTTCGCGAGTGTTTCGGCGAGGGACCGAGACGGAGCCACTGACTCGGAGAAAACCAATGGACAGCGGCAGAGCACCTCCCAAGGCGAGAGCACATTCTCTGTCCACACAGTCGAGCTAAACCGCAAAGACGACTTCAGGCACAAATACCTCCGGAAGCTGTCCCATGC aCGCGTCTGGCTTCCGCGCTCGAGGCGCTCCCCCAGCCATCAAACAG tTACAATTTTTGATTGGGACGACACGCTTCTCTGCACTACGTTCCTGAATGTCTGTTGCCACACACGGAACTGGGAGCCTGCATTCGATGAGCACATCCAGAAGATCGAGCGGCACGCT AAGGATTTGCTGGAAATGGCAATGCGGTTTGGACGTGTGTTCATCATCACGAACGCGGTGGAAGGCTGGGTCGAGCACTCGTCACAGAAGTACCTTCCTGGCTTGGTTCCCGTGTTGCAAAA GGCGCCAATCATCTCAGCGCGAAATCGATTCGAGGCGGTCTTCCCCGGAGAGTATCACCAGTGGAAG GTCCAAGCATTTCTGGAAGTTCGTCGACAGCTGAATCGGGAAATCGTCACTAACTTGATCTCAGTGGGAGACTCCGTGATTGAGATGGACGCTGTCCATGTAATGGGGAA GGAGTTCTCCCAGGCTCTCGTCAAAACTGTGAAGCTTCGGGAAAATCCTTCGCCAGAAGAGCTC GCGAAGCAACTGGAAGTGGTGTCCAGCAAATTCGAGAGCATCTGtctgagtgcatgcagtctaGCGATCGGCCTGGAAAG GACTTGGACGGGCGGAACCGAAAGTGAGCAGGAAAGCCCAGACCGCGAGGCACTTGCGTCGTCGTTTGTCCCAGCTCCGGGAAGGTTTGCATCAGATGGATTTGGCGTTGATtcgccttctgtgtctccaccGCCCTCGGCGACATCTTCGTGGTCCGCGCAGGCCGTCTCTGAGGGTGGGGTGTCGAGCCAGCCAAACATCCAGTCGTCTGCTCTGGGGagtctgcgcatgcacgaagaCTTTGCTGATCAGAGAAACGGACAAGCAGAGGCGGCTCATGAGGAACACCCCGCTCTCAGGCTATTCGCTCGGGAGACCCGGGCCTGGCAGGCAATGCATCAGATCCACGAACAGTACGGCCTAAGCATTCTGAGTCGACTTATAGAAGAGTATGGCCTGCAAACGCTTCAGCGGATGATTGACGAAAATGGAAACCTCGCAGTGCAGCAGTTCGTCGAAGCGCGCCGGATGCGAGTGACTGACTTGGAGGGTGGCGACAGTCTTGCGGACAGCCGCGGAGAAAGTAGTGCAGACGGTCGTGGAGAAGCGCCGCGCTTCGAGGATTTGAGATCCGTCGGAGATGCAGCGGAGGGGCAGGGTCAAGGAGATTTGTCTCcacaagacagagagcctGAGATCGTTAGTAAGAAAACGGGTCTGGAGTTCGGTGCAGGTCGAGAACTGAGACACGAGACGTTTCAGACCAAcgaaaaactgcatgcgctcgacCACGTGCATGCGGAGTCCCCAATGCGAGCGGCGGACGCGGCGGGTCCTGAAACGTTACCTGACGCGCTCGGACTCCAAGTAAATCCACCCCTCGACGAGCAACGCCGGAGTCACGAGGGGGAGCTCCTCATTCACAAGTCGCCTGTCCCGAGCAGCTGCGCGTCATCGTTGtcggtctcctcttctctgtacCCTACCCTGTCGGCTTCAACTGCCACGATCGCTCCGGACTCTtatgtctctctttcctcttctgggtcgtcgccttcgccgggcttccttccttctccggcTCCTGTTGCCTCcccctctcgtttctctttagccagctttgcttcctcttctccccagaagccgtcttcttctcgtccattttctccgtctcgctaG